The region AGCACCACAGTTCGGTCACGCCAAGTAAAGGTAAAATATTTGGGGGCCGGCGGGTGCGCTGCGTCACACAGCCCCGCCGACCCCCGTCCCGTAAGGGGTTCGGACCGCTACAGGGTCACCGGCAGCCACGGCTTGCGCCGCTCCTCGAACTCCGCGATCGCGTCCGTGTGACGCAGAGTCAGCCCGATGTCGTCCAGGCCCTCCAGGAGCCGCCAGCGGGTGTAGTCGTCCAGCTCGAACGCCTCCTGCACGCCGGCCCCGGGAGCGCGCACCTCGCGCTCCACCAGGTCCACGGTGATCTCGGTGGCCGGGTCGGCCTCGACGGCCTTCCAGAGCCGCTCGATGACCTCCTGCGGCAGCAGCACGGTCAGCAGGCCGCCCTTGAGGGAGTTGCCGCGGAAGATGTCGGCGAACCGGGAGGACAGCACGGTCTTGAAGCCGTAGTCCTGCAGCGCCCACACGGCGTGCTCGCGGGACGAGCCGGTGCCGAAGTCGGGCCCGGCCACCAGCACGGACGCGCCCTGGTACTCGGGGCGGTTGAGGACGAAGTCGGGGTCCTCTCGCCACTCGGCGAACAGGCCGTCCTCGAACCCGGTGCGGCTGACCCGCTTGAGGTAGACGGCGGGGATGATCTGGTCGGTGTCGACGTTGCTCGCGCGCAGCGGCACGGCCCGACCGGTGTGGACGTTGAACTTCTCCATGGCAGGTCTCCTCCTGTCGTGGTCGGGCGCGGCTACAGGTCGGCCAGGTCGGCGGGCGAGGACAGGGTTCCGCGCACCGCGGTGGCGGCGGCGACCTGCGGCGACACCAGGTGGGTGCGGCCGCCCTTGCCCTGGCGCCCCTCGAAGTTGCGGTTGGAGGTGGAGGCGCTGCGCTCGCCGGGCTTGAGCTGGTCGGGGTTCATGCCCAGGCACATGGAGCAGCCGGCCTCGCGCCACTCGGCCCCGGCCTCCTCGAAGACCGCGCCCAGGCCCTCGGCGTTGGCCTGCTCCTTGACCCGCATGGAGCCGGGGACGACCAGCATCCGGACGCCCTCGGCGACCTTGCGGCCCCTGATGATCTCGGCGGCGGTGCGCAGGTCCTCGATGCGGCCGTTGGTGCACGAGCCCAGGAAGACGGTGTCCACCCGCACCTCGCGCATCGGGGTCCCGGCCTCCAGGCCCATGTAGGCCAGGGCCTTCTCGGCGGCGGCGCGCTCGGAGGGGTCGTCGTAGGAGGCGGGGTCGGGCACCGCGGCGTCCAGCGGGACGCCCTGGCCCGGGTTGGTGCCCCAGGTGACGAACGGGCTGAGCTCGTCGGCGTCCAGCACCACCTCGGCGTCGAAGACCGCGCCCTCGTCGGTGCGCAGGGTCTTCCAGTGCTCGACGGCGGCCTCGAAGTCGGCGCCCTGCGGGGCGTGCGGGCGGCCCTCGATGTAGTCGAACGTGGTCTGGTCGGGCGCGATCATCCCGGCCCGGGCGCCCGCCTCGATGGACATGTTGCACACGGTCATGCGGGCCTCCATCGAGAGGGCCTCGATGGCCTCGCCCCGGTACTCCAGGACGTAGCCCTGGCCGCCGCCGGTGCCGATCTTGGCGATGACCGCCAGGATGATGTCCTTGGCGGACACGCCCGGCCTGAGCTTCCCGTTGACCGTGACGGCCATGGTCTTGAACGGGGCCATGGGCAGGGTCTGGGTGGCCAGCACGTGCTCGACCTGGCTGGTGCCGATGCCGAAGGCCAGCGCGCCGAACGCGCCATGGGTGCTGGTGTGGCTGTCGCCGCAGACGATGGTCATGCCGGGCTGGGTCAGGCCGAGCTGGGGGCCGACCACGTGCACGACGCCCTGCTCGATGTCGCCCATGGGGTGCAGGCGGACGCCGAAGTCGGAGCAGTTCTTGCGCAGCGTCTCGACCTGCTTGCGGGAGACCGGGTCCGCGATGGGGGCCAGCAGGTCCATGGTGGGGACGTTGTGGTCCTCGGTCGCGATGGTCAGGTCCGGGCGGCGCACCGAGCGGCCCGCCAGCCGCAGGCCCTCGAAGGCCTGGGGGCTGGTCACCTCGTGGACGAGGTGGAGGTCGATGTAGAGCAGGTCCGGCTCGCCCTCGGCACGCCGGACGACGTGCTCCTCCCAGACCTTCTCGGCCATCGTGCGTGCCATGGGCGATCGCCTCTCTCGTTCGTTCCGTGCGCGGACTCTGACTTGCATTCCATATTTCGAGACGGCAATATCAAGTCATGGACAACTCTAGCTCATCCAGCGGCGTCGGAGTACTCGACAAGACGATGTCCGTCCTGGACGCCCTGGAATCCGGACCGGCCTCCCTGGCCCAGCTGGTCCAGATCACCGGCCTGGCCCGGCCCACGGCCCACCGGCTGGCGGTCGCCCTGGAGCGGCACCGCATGGTCTCCCGGGACAGCCAGGGGCGCTTCGTGCTGGGCCCGCGCCTGGGTGAGCTGTCGATCGCCACCGGGGAGGACCGCCTGCTGGCCGTGGCCGCGCCGGTCCTGGTGCAGCTGCGCGACCTCACCGGGGAGAGCGCCCAGCTCTACCGCCGCCAGGGCGACGTGCGCGTGTGCGTGGCCGCCTCCGAGCGCACCAGCGGCCTGCGCGACACCGTGCCGGTCGGCAGCGAGCTGCCCATGAACGCCGGCTCCGCGGCGCAGGTGCTGCTGGCCTGGGAGGACCCGGACCGCATCCGCCGCTCCCTGGTGGGCGCCCGCTTCACCGCGGCCAGCCTGGCCCAGGTCCGCCGCCGCCGCTGGGCCCAGAGCGTGGCCGAGCGCGAGCAGGGCGTCGCCTCGGTGTCGGCGCCGGTGTCCGGGCCGGGCGGGCGCGTGATCGCCGCGGTCTCGGTGTCGGGCCCGATCGAGCGCCTGACCCGCTCGCCGGGGCGCATCCACTCCCAGGCGATCCTGTCCGCCGCCGAGAAGATCAGCGAGTCCCTGCACAGCGTCGAGGCCCACTGACCCGCACCCCGCCACACTTCCCCGCGGCCGCACGCCCCACGGCCGCCACAGCGCGCACGACCCCGTCCGGCCACCGCCGGCGGGGTCTTCCGCGTCCGGGCCCGGGGCCGCCCGTGGACGCTTACTGACGGGTTGTCTAACATGACGCGAAGTCTCACACGAGCACGTCCGGGACCCCGCCCCCCGAGGAGAGCCGAGTGCACCAGTACGTCACCGCCCCCGACGGCCAGCGACTGGCCGTCCGCGCCACCGGCCCCGCCGACCGCCCCGTCCTACTGCTCGTCCACGGCTACCCCGACAACTCCTCGGTGTGGGACGCCCTGGTCGAGGAACTGGCCGGGGAGTACCGGATCGCCGCCTACGACGTGCGCGGCGCCGGGCGCTCCACCGCCCCCGACACCCGCGCCGGCTACCGCCTGGACCGGCTGGCCGCGGACGTCGCCGCCGTCGCCGACGCCGTCGGCGCGGGCCGGCCGGTCCACCTGGTCGGCCACGACTGGGGGTCCATCCAGAGCTGGCACGCCGTCACCGAGCCCCGGTACGCGGACCGGTTCGCCTCCTACACCTCGATCTCCGGACCGGACCTGGACCACGCCGGGCACTGGTTCCGATCGGCCCCCGACGGCCTGCGCGCCGTCCTGCGCCAGGCCGTGCGCTCCGGCTACATCGGGTTCTTCCACACCCCGCTGGTCCCGGAGCTGTTCTGGCTGACCGGGCTGGGCGGGGCGGCGCTGGCCGGGCTGGAGCGGGCCGACGGCGGGCCGGTGCGCCCCGCCCGCCGCGCCACCCGCGACTACGTCAACGGCCTGGCGCTGTACCGGGCCAACATGGCCCCCCGGCTCACCCGCCCGGCCGAGCGCCGCACCGCGGTCCCGGTCCAGGTGCTGGCGCCCACCCGCGACGCGTTCATGGTCGGCCCGCTCCAGTCCAACGCCGGCCGCTGGGTCGACGACCTGCGCTTCCACCGCTTCCACGGCGGCCACTGGTCGCTGCGCTCGCGCCCGGCGGCGATCGCCGGCCGGCTGCGCTCCTTCGTCGCGGAGGTGGAGTCCGGAGCGCCCCGGCCCCGCCGGTCCCCCGGGTCCGCCCGCCGCCACGGCGGCGCCTTCGCCGGACAGCTCGCGGTGGTCACCGGGGCGGGCGGCGGCGTCGGCCGGGCCCTGAGCCTGGAACTGGCCGAACGCGGCGCCCGGGTGGTCGCCGTGGACGCCGACGGCCCCGCCGCCGAGCGCACCGCCGAACTGTGCGCCCGGCTCACCCCCGGCGCCGTCCCCCGGCGGGTGGACGTCGCCGACGCCTCGGCCGTCCACGGGCTCGCCGCCCGGCTGCGCGAGGAGTCCGGGGTGCCGGACCTGGTCGTCAACAACGCCGGGACCGTGCCCGCCGGGCCCCTGCTCCGCATCCCGGACGCCGACCTGGAACGCCTGGTCGACGCCGGCCTGCGGGGCGTGGTCCACGGCTGCCGCGCCTTCGGCCCGGTGATGGCCGGGGCCGGGGGCGGCGGCCTCATCGTCAACACCCTCTCCGCCGCCGGCCCGGCCCCGCGCGCGCACGGGGCGTACCCGGCCTCCAGGGCCGCCGTACTGGCGCTCAGCCGCTCCCTGCGCCGCGAACTGGCCGCCTCCGGCGTCGGCGTCACCGCGGTCCTCCCCGGCCCCGTGGGCGCCGGGGCCGCCGCCCGCCCGTACCGCCGCCGCGGCCTCACCCCGGAGGAGGCGGCCCGCCGCATCGCCGACGCCGTCGCGGACGCCCCGGAGTGCCGGTGACCGCCGCGGCCGCCGGTGTCGGTGGTCGCCGGTAGGTTCGGGAGAAGGGATAGAGGAACTTTCGGGAGGTCGTCACCACGGTGGTGTCCCACAGGACCGACCGTCACCGGGCGCGGGTGGCGGGTTCGGAGCCCACGGCGGACCGGCCGGGGCCGGGGCGGCGGCCCCGCCGCATGGCGCCGCACGAACGCCGGGAGGACCTGATCCGGACGGCGCTGGGCGTCTTCGCGCTGCGCCCACCCGGAGAGGTCACCCCGGAGGACATCGCCGAGGCCGCGGACGTGTCCCGCGCGCTGGTGTACCGCTACTTCCCGAACATGGCGCGATTGCGCCGCGAGGCCCTGGAACAGGCCATGTCCGAGCTGCTGGAACGGCTGGTGCCGCCCGCGGGCCTGCCGCCGCGGGAGCAGCTGCGGGGCTCCCTGGTCCGGTTC is a window of Nocardiopsis changdeensis DNA encoding:
- the leuD gene encoding 3-isopropylmalate dehydratase small subunit; its protein translation is MEKFNVHTGRAVPLRASNVDTDQIIPAVYLKRVSRTGFEDGLFAEWREDPDFVLNRPEYQGASVLVAGPDFGTGSSREHAVWALQDYGFKTVLSSRFADIFRGNSLKGGLLTVLLPQEVIERLWKAVEADPATEITVDLVEREVRAPGAGVQEAFELDDYTRWRLLEGLDDIGLTLRHTDAIAEFEERRKPWLPVTL
- the leuC gene encoding 3-isopropylmalate dehydratase large subunit, with the translated sequence MARTMAEKVWEEHVVRRAEGEPDLLYIDLHLVHEVTSPQAFEGLRLAGRSVRRPDLTIATEDHNVPTMDLLAPIADPVSRKQVETLRKNCSDFGVRLHPMGDIEQGVVHVVGPQLGLTQPGMTIVCGDSHTSTHGAFGALAFGIGTSQVEHVLATQTLPMAPFKTMAVTVNGKLRPGVSAKDIILAVIAKIGTGGGQGYVLEYRGEAIEALSMEARMTVCNMSIEAGARAGMIAPDQTTFDYIEGRPHAPQGADFEAAVEHWKTLRTDEGAVFDAEVVLDADELSPFVTWGTNPGQGVPLDAAVPDPASYDDPSERAAAEKALAYMGLEAGTPMREVRVDTVFLGSCTNGRIEDLRTAAEIIRGRKVAEGVRMLVVPGSMRVKEQANAEGLGAVFEEAGAEWREAGCSMCLGMNPDQLKPGERSASTSNRNFEGRQGKGGRTHLVSPQVAAATAVRGTLSSPADLADL
- a CDS encoding IclR family transcriptional regulator, with the protein product MSVLDALESGPASLAQLVQITGLARPTAHRLAVALERHRMVSRDSQGRFVLGPRLGELSIATGEDRLLAVAAPVLVQLRDLTGESAQLYRRQGDVRVCVAASERTSGLRDTVPVGSELPMNAGSAAQVLLAWEDPDRIRRSLVGARFTAASLAQVRRRRWAQSVAEREQGVASVSAPVSGPGGRVIAAVSVSGPIERLTRSPGRIHSQAILSAAEKISESLHSVEAH
- a CDS encoding SDR family oxidoreductase is translated as MHQYVTAPDGQRLAVRATGPADRPVLLLVHGYPDNSSVWDALVEELAGEYRIAAYDVRGAGRSTAPDTRAGYRLDRLAADVAAVADAVGAGRPVHLVGHDWGSIQSWHAVTEPRYADRFASYTSISGPDLDHAGHWFRSAPDGLRAVLRQAVRSGYIGFFHTPLVPELFWLTGLGGAALAGLERADGGPVRPARRATRDYVNGLALYRANMAPRLTRPAERRTAVPVQVLAPTRDAFMVGPLQSNAGRWVDDLRFHRFHGGHWSLRSRPAAIAGRLRSFVAEVESGAPRPRRSPGSARRHGGAFAGQLAVVTGAGGGVGRALSLELAERGARVVAVDADGPAAERTAELCARLTPGAVPRRVDVADASAVHGLAARLREESGVPDLVVNNAGTVPAGPLLRIPDADLERLVDAGLRGVVHGCRAFGPVMAGAGGGGLIVNTLSAAGPAPRAHGAYPASRAAVLALSRSLRRELAASGVGVTAVLPGPVGAGAAARPYRRRGLTPEEAARRIADAVADAPECR